One window of Elaeis guineensis isolate ETL-2024a chromosome 11, EG11, whole genome shotgun sequence genomic DNA carries:
- the LOC105054511 gene encoding double-stranded RNA-binding protein 6, translated as MYKNQLQELAQRSCFNLPSYTCIREGPDHAPRFKATVNFNGDVFESPSFCTTLRQAEHSAAEVALVALSTRGPSHSLAARILDETGVYKNLLQEIAQRVGAPLPSYATMRSGLGHLPVFTCTVELAGITFTGEPAKNKKQAEKNAAMAAWSSLKQLVKQVASSSSEPANHDEQEQITIARALLSYRLKEKMAMANNPNATAFPKKFPIQPDKKPSLQPSSSTVSKILPLIRPKSSPRTRPTSPVITDGAPASPFPRPENCSAWPQKFPASRTYIPVQHYRMPYHGMAPPVTIRTAVPVFSAPPLPPPAVHEHQDPPVMGQSICMASPVRIRPVVPVFAAPAPAPANAPVIPVQVKEPPPVGAASPPAKPLVEKGENVDGGAAKDLEESTLMESLKQLEI; from the exons ATGTATAAGAATCAGTTGCAGGAGCTGGCGCAGCGGAGCTGCTTCAATCTGCCGTCGTACACGTGCATACGGGAGGGGCCGGACCACGCGCCGAGGTTCAAGGCCACGGTCAACTTTAACGGCGATGTCTTCGAGAGCCCGAGCTTCTGCACTACGTTGAGGCAGGCGGAGCACTCCGCCGCCGAGGTCGCCCTCGTCGCCCTCTCCACCCGCGGCCCCTCCCACTCCCTCGCCGCCCGGATCCTG GATGAGACAGGAGTTTACAAGAACCTTCTGCAAGAAATTGCTCAAAGAGTTGGAGCACCTCTGCCATCATATGCAACTATGCGCTCTGGCCTTGGACACCTACCTGTCTTCACTTGCACAGTGGAGCTTGCTGGGATCACATTCACAGGTGAGCCAGCAAAGAACAAGAAACAGGCAGAGAAGAATGCTGCCATGGCAGCATGGTCTTCATTGAAACAAT TGGTAAAGCAAGTGGCAAGCTCATCAAGCGAACCGGCGAACCATGATGAGCAGGAGCAGATCACAATTGCCCGTGCTCTGTTGAGCTATCGCCTAAAGGAAAAGATGGCAATGGCAAACAACCCCAATGCTACAGCATTCCCAAAGAAGTTTCCTATACAGCCAGATAAAAAACCATCATTGCAGCCTTCCTCATCCACTGTATCAAAGATCTTACCTCTGATCCGACCAAAATCTTCTCCAAGAACCCGACCAACCTCCCCAGTGATAACTGATGGTGCCCCTGCATCTCCCTTCCCACGACCAGAAAACTGCAGTGCCTGGCCTCAGAAGTTCCCTGCAAGCAGAACATACATACCAGTTCAGCACTATAGAATGCCTTACCATGGCATGGCACCTCCGGTGACAATAAGGACGGCCGTGCCAGTCTTTTCAGCTCCACCTCTTCCACCACCAGCAGTACATGAGCATCAAGATCCACCAGTTATGGGCCAATCGATTTGTATGGCTTCACCTGTTCGCATCAGGCCAGTTGTGCCGGTCTTTGCTGCTCCGGCCCCAGCACCAGCTAATGCTCCAGTGATCCCAGTTCAGGTAAAGGAACCGCCACCAGTTGGGGCAGCCTCCCCTCCAGCAAAACCTCTAGTGGAGAAAGGGGAAAATGTTGATGGTGGTGCTGCAAAAGATCTGGAAGAGTCTACATTGATGGAGAGCTTGAAGCAGCTAGAGATCTGA